A DNA window from Calliphora vicina chromosome 1, idCalVici1.1, whole genome shotgun sequence contains the following coding sequences:
- the Rpn9 gene encoding 26S proteasome non-ATPase regulatory subunit 13 produces MAQPTVNVAGYLANQKKTTNKELATEWAALEDLHNEKLWNELTIKLNKFVRNAAMQDEDALLQLYQNFLQTFEMKINPYGLVEIVEVIVDQITDKKEAVEFLGKIKDKVKICDEAVWYVQVLQGNIYLSELNDLEACKKIIEELRDILEDVGNVTPVHGKYYMLASQYYRRVGKHSDYYRCGLQFLGCSIEDYPKDQWAQQAFFLGLAALLGDGIYNIGELLAHPILASLKGTENEWLMELLKAFNVGDIKKFNEMKPVWSKIPDLAAQEIKLRQKISLLCLMEMTFKRSATQRSISFEDIANETQLPLKEVELLIMKALALDLVKGEIDQVAGVVNMSWVLPRVLDRPQIAGMATTLDNWMSSISSMEKLMESRAAEILTN; encoded by the exons ATGGCACAACCAACAGTTAATGTAGCTGGCTACTTGGCTAATCAAAAGAAAACAACGAATAAAGAACTGGCCACTGAATGGGCTGCCTTGGAAGATCTCCATAATGAAAA atTATGGAACGAATTAACtataaaattgaacaaatttgttcgaaATGCTGCTATGCAGGATGAGGATGCATTATTACAATTATATCAAAACTTCTTACAAACATTTGAAATGAA aaTCAATCCCTATGGTTTAGTTGAAATTGTGGAAGTTATTGTTGACCAAATTACCGACAAAAAGGAAGCCGTCGAATTTTTGGGTAAAATTAAGGATAAAGTGAAGATTTGTGATGAAGCTGTTTGGTATGTTCAG GTTCTCCAAGGTAACATCTACTTGTCAGAGCTTAATGATTTGGAAGCTtgcaaaaaaatcattgaagaATTACGTGACATCTTGGAAGATGTGGGTAATGTTACACCAGTTCATGGCAAATACTATATGTTAGCTTCACAGTACTATCGCCGTGTTGGCAAACACAGTGATTATTACCGTTGTGGCTTACAATTTTTGGGTTGTTCAATTGAAGACTATCCTAAAGATCAATGGGCCCAGCAGGCATTCTTTCTGGGTTTGGCGGCATTATTAGGCGATGGCATTTACAACATAGGCGAATtg CTTGCCCATCCAATTTTGGCATCATTGAAGGGAACAGAGAACGAATGGTTGATGGAGTTGCTTAAAGCATTCAACGTAGGAGATATTAAAAA GTTTAATGAAATGAAACCAGTTTGGTCTAAAATTCCCGATTTAGCTGCCCAAGAAATAAAATTGCGTcagaaaatttctcttttatGTCTGATGGAAATGACTTTTAAACGATCAGCCACACAACGTTCAATTTCCTTTGAAGATATTGCAAACGAGACACAATTACCTCTTAAAGAAGTTGAATTGTTAATTATGAAAGCTTTGGCATTAGACTTGGTAAAAGGAGAAATTGATCAAGTCGCTGGTGTCGTTAATATGTCTTGG GTTTTACCTCGTGTACTTGATCGTCCACAAATTGCTGGAATGGCCACAACATTGGATAATTGGATGTCTAGTATCAGTTCGATGGAAAAATTGATGGAATCACGTGCTGCTGAAATTTTAACCAACTAG
- the LOC135963580 gene encoding glutathione-specific gamma-glutamylcyclotransferase 1, whose product MADNFYLRIPPTPHLKSASVHALPEHFENLFLNGNFVDDDNNNLGAAANGNDTHCWVFGYGSLCWYPGFEYNKCITGYIRGYNRRFWQGNTTHRGTVDKPGRVATLVEDKEGITWGCAYRITGQTALDYLKQRECTLGGYTTVDTKFYPRVASYDTPFGGEALEVLVYVANTDSEHWLGEDSLEDVAKQIVECQGPSGHNAEYLLRLAKFMHEEIPEVWDEHLFQLETLVLNELHKRSIPVWTVMGMNPERIRRDSHEEIRRPPSFEFTSRIPERKLRCLNI is encoded by the exons ATGgctgataatttttatttacgcatcCCACCCACACCTCATTTAAAATCTGCGTCCGTCCATGCTTTACCCGAACATTTTGAAAATCTCTTTCTAAATGGCAACTTTGTCGATGATGACAATAATAATTTGGGCGCCGCTGCAAATGGAAATGACACCCATTGCTGGGTATTTGGTTATGGTTCATTGTGCTGGTATCCGGGTTTTGAGTACAACAAATGCATAACTGGTTATATAAGAGGTTATAATCGGAGATTTTGGCAGGGCAACACAACACATCGCGGTACAGTTGACAAG CCTGGACGTGTAGCTACTCTAGTTGAGGATAAAGAG ggTATTACATGGGGCTGTGCTTATAGAATAACAGGACAAACGGCTTTAGATTACTTGAAACAACGAGAGTGCACTTTAG GTGGATATACAACAGTTGACACGAAATTTTACCCCCGCGTTGCATCCTACGACACACCATTTGGCGGTGAAGCTTTAGAAGTTTTAGTTTATGTGGCCAATACCGACAGCGAGCACTGGCTGGGCGAAGACAGTTTGGAAGATGTTGCAAAACAAATTGTGGAATGTCAAGGACCCAGCGGCCATAATGCTGAATATCTATTGCGTTTGGCAAAGTTTATGCATGAAGAAATACCAGAAGTATGGGATGAGCATTTATTTCAATTGGAAACATTAGTGTTAAACGAATTACACAAACGTAGTATACCCGTTTGGACTGTGATGGGTATGAATCCAGAGCGCATACGGCGAGATTCTCATGAAGAAATTAGACGACCACCTAGCTTTGAATTCACCTCACGTATACCGGAACGTAAGCTGCGTTGTTTGAACATTTGA